A part of Paenibacillus sp. sptzw28 genomic DNA contains:
- the dmpG gene encoding 4-hydroxy-2-oxovalerate aldolase yields MSTVLISDPTLRDGSHAVRHQLTREQMYNYMLIADAAGIPIIEVGHGNGLGASSLQLGESLVRDEEIFELASSTLRHTKIGIHVIPGVATINDLKAALDLGVHVVRVASHCTEADITKRHIEYALDRGREAYGVLMMSHMASIELLTQEALKMQSYGAHGVIIMDSAGVYLPEDVIERVKALTGTINIPVGFHAHNNLGHAIANSVAALSGGARILDGTIRGFGAGAGNAQLEVLIAVLNRLGYTTNIDLSKLLEGANIAEKTIIEKVPTINSTSVISGLAGVFSGFAKPVELLSQKYNVDPHKVFMELGRRKIIAGQEDMIIEVVHEIAESEAVVSN; encoded by the coding sequence GTGTCCACGGTTCTAATCAGTGATCCAACCCTAAGAGACGGTTCCCATGCCGTACGTCATCAGTTAACCAGAGAACAGATGTATAACTACATGCTCATAGCCGATGCGGCAGGTATTCCGATTATTGAAGTCGGGCACGGCAATGGCCTTGGAGCATCTTCATTGCAATTAGGCGAATCTCTTGTTCGGGATGAAGAAATTTTTGAGCTGGCGTCAAGCACTTTACGTCATACGAAAATAGGAATCCATGTTATACCGGGTGTAGCTACGATAAACGATTTGAAAGCAGCGTTAGACCTGGGTGTGCATGTTGTCAGGGTCGCTTCTCATTGCACTGAAGCCGATATCACTAAGAGGCACATTGAGTATGCCTTGGATAGAGGGCGGGAAGCTTATGGAGTATTGATGATGAGCCATATGGCGTCTATTGAATTACTTACGCAGGAAGCGTTAAAAATGCAATCGTATGGGGCACACGGTGTAATCATTATGGATTCTGCCGGAGTTTATTTGCCGGAAGACGTTATTGAGCGGGTAAAAGCACTCACCGGCACAATAAACATACCTGTAGGGTTTCATGCACATAACAACCTAGGCCATGCCATAGCAAATTCGGTTGCAGCTTTAAGTGGAGGAGCTAGAATACTGGATGGTACGATTCGGGGATTCGGAGCCGGGGCTGGCAATGCCCAATTGGAGGTACTGATCGCAGTATTAAATAGATTGGGCTATACCACTAATATTGACTTATCAAAGCTCCTTGAAGGAGCAAACATTGCAGAGAAGACAATCATCGAAAAAGTACCGACTATCAATTCTACAAGTGTTATAAGCGGATTGGCCGGCGTATTTTCAGGCTTTGCAAAACCTGTTGAACTCTTATCCCAAAAATATAATGTAGACCCCCATAAAGTATTTATGGAGTTAGGAAGAAGAAAAATTATTGCCGGTCAAGAAGATATGATTATTGAAGTTGTACATGAGATCGCCGAATCAGAAGCTGTGGTCTCCAACTAA
- a CDS encoding alpha/beta fold hydrolase — translation MRKVRTYGIEPIKAFLVHGGPGAAGELAPFARELSLRSGVVEALQNKKTISELVLELKAIIREHSNESVQLVGYSWGAWLSFIFAALYPEMVRKLILVSSGPFDASYASRISETRLSRLNEEDKKLHESLKMRLNESDSKGKQFWRGCLHGQKFCL, via the coding sequence TAGAACTTATGGCATTGAGCCAATTAAAGCGTTTCTTGTCCATGGAGGACCTGGGGCTGCTGGTGAATTGGCCCCTTTCGCAAGAGAATTATCGCTCAGATCCGGTGTTGTCGAGGCACTTCAAAATAAGAAAACAATATCCGAATTGGTTTTAGAGTTGAAGGCAATCATTAGAGAACATAGTAACGAGTCTGTCCAATTAGTAGGTTATTCATGGGGAGCTTGGCTAAGTTTTATTTTTGCTGCCTTATATCCTGAAATGGTTAGAAAATTAATATTAGTGAGTAGCGGTCCTTTTGATGCTTCCTATGCATCCAGAATAAGTGAGACACGACTATCTCGCCTTAACGAAGAAGATAAGAAATTACACGAATCACTTAAAATGAGATTAAATGAGTCAGATTCTAAAGGGAAACAATTTTGGAGAGGGTGTCTGCATGGACAAAAATTCTGTTTATAG
- a CDS encoding cupin domain-containing protein, translated as MMTDRDKVEVAYPFKGVERRVLAYNNKLMLVEHLIAKGSLFPLHSHYHEQIFYITEGKVRVICNNEEYEVKAGGSFVIPGGIEHSVYAIEDTVSLDIFNPAREDYMPQITV; from the coding sequence ATGATGACAGATCGGGATAAAGTAGAAGTAGCCTATCCATTCAAAGGTGTAGAAAGAAGAGTGCTGGCTTATAATAACAAACTAATGCTTGTTGAACATTTAATAGCAAAAGGATCCCTATTTCCGCTGCATAGTCATTATCATGAACAAATCTTTTACATTACAGAAGGAAAAGTAAGGGTTATTTGCAACAATGAGGAGTACGAAGTAAAGGCCGGCGGGAGCTTTGTAATTCCTGGCGGGATAGAACATAGCGTATACGCTATTGAAGACACGGTTTCATTGGATATTTTCAATCCGGCCCGTGAAGATTATATGCCGCAGATAACTGTTTAA
- a CDS encoding SDR family NAD(P)-dependent oxidoreductase, with amino-acid sequence MDLILKGKVALITGGSKGIGLETAVMFAKEGAMVAICARNEEQLTTAAAHIRNQSGSDVLMIKVDVTKSEDCEKAVADTVLRFGRLDILVNNAGTAAAKPFEQIDDALWASDLDLKLYAAIRVSRAAIPHLRNAGGGAIVNVTTSWAKTPPASSMPSSVSRAAGQALTKAMSRDLAPEQIRVNTVCIGTIRSGQIEERWKREEPGLTWEQYARDSRHQIPLGRIGNADEAAKVIVFLASEAASYVTGTSINIDGGSGPAL; translated from the coding sequence ATGGATTTGATACTCAAGGGAAAAGTTGCGCTCATCACCGGTGGGAGTAAAGGAATCGGCCTTGAAACAGCGGTAATGTTTGCCAAAGAAGGCGCTATGGTTGCGATTTGCGCAAGAAATGAAGAGCAATTAACTACCGCTGCTGCGCATATCAGGAATCAATCCGGATCTGATGTACTTATGATAAAGGTAGACGTAACGAAGTCCGAGGATTGCGAAAAAGCGGTCGCCGATACTGTACTGCGCTTCGGTCGGCTGGATATTTTAGTCAATAACGCCGGAACCGCCGCTGCGAAGCCGTTTGAACAGATAGATGACGCGCTGTGGGCATCTGATCTGGATTTAAAGCTGTATGCTGCCATCCGCGTCTCTCGGGCCGCGATCCCTCATTTACGTAATGCCGGTGGAGGTGCAATCGTCAACGTCACTACTTCCTGGGCCAAGACGCCCCCTGCTTCGTCCATGCCGAGCTCTGTAAGCCGCGCCGCCGGGCAGGCTTTGACCAAAGCGATGAGCCGAGATCTGGCACCGGAGCAAATCCGGGTAAATACCGTATGTATCGGGACGATTCGAAGCGGGCAGATTGAGGAGCGATGGAAAAGGGAGGAACCGGGCCTCACTTGGGAACAATATGCCAGGGATTCCCGCCACCAGATTCCGCTTGGACGAATCGGAAATGCGGACGAGGCGGCCAAAGTCATTGTGTTTCTGGCATCCGAAGCGGCTTCCTACGTAACAGGGACCTCGATTAATATAGACGGCGGATCAGGTCCTGCTTTGTAA
- a CDS encoding MEKHLA domain-containing protein translates to MGASNKHASLIMDSFRRATGQSLLDEPVFAGAPFKQLFHAPFVVLSHGTEGDPILNFGKAALELWEMSWEAFTRTPSRLTAEPLEREERSNFLKAVSDKGFIDDYTGIRISSSGRRFHIMKATVWNLTDETGTIRGQAATFREHRYI, encoded by the coding sequence ATTGGAGCATCTAACAAGCATGCCAGTCTTATCATGGATAGCTTCCGAAGAGCGACAGGACAATCTCTTCTGGATGAACCGGTCTTTGCCGGCGCACCGTTTAAGCAATTGTTTCATGCTCCCTTCGTGGTGCTATCCCACGGAACAGAGGGTGATCCGATATTGAATTTTGGAAAGGCGGCACTGGAGCTATGGGAAATGAGTTGGGAGGCGTTTACACGCACACCGTCAAGGCTTACTGCGGAACCGCTGGAACGCGAGGAGCGGTCTAATTTTCTAAAAGCCGTAAGCGATAAAGGATTCATTGATGATTACACGGGAATCCGAATTTCCAGTTCTGGCCGGAGATTCCACATCATGAAAGCTACTGTGTGGAATTTGACGGACGAAACAGGAACCATTCGGGGGCAGGCCGCCACGTTTCGTGAGCATCGTTATATTTAA
- a CDS encoding class I SAM-dependent methyltransferase yields MDKNSVYRTNIIGAGEVGAISVDMDKNVVHKTNSLFWDTKGNDVLGATSLPFYGAFVSEEKCQLFGDVSGKKMLEIGCGSGQSLQYLGERKASELWGMDISENQIEKTRQHLTACGLSAKLICSPMEEKCGIPVDYFDFVYSIYAIGWTTDLEGTFWRIASYLKKDGVFIFSWSHPIHKCVVAENNMLVFKKCYFDESWYSVSLDEGELTLSDRKLSTYVNALAKAGFVIEQMIEQSDDEIIQSRDSDFAKKAKMLPVTFVVKARKL; encoded by the coding sequence ATGGACAAAAATTCTGTTTATAGAACAAACATTATAGGCGCTGGCGAGGTTGGTGCCATCTCGGTCGACATGGATAAGAATGTTGTTCATAAAACAAACAGCTTATTTTGGGATACAAAAGGAAATGATGTTTTAGGAGCAACCTCACTTCCTTTTTATGGAGCATTTGTCTCAGAAGAGAAATGCCAACTTTTTGGCGACGTCTCAGGAAAAAAGATGCTGGAAATAGGCTGTGGAAGCGGTCAATCTTTGCAATATCTGGGGGAACGCAAAGCATCCGAACTATGGGGTATGGATATATCAGAAAATCAAATCGAAAAGACAAGGCAACATTTGACGGCGTGCGGTCTTTCAGCAAAATTAATCTGTTCTCCCATGGAAGAAAAATGTGGCATACCAGTAGATTATTTTGACTTTGTTTATTCAATTTATGCCATAGGCTGGACCACCGACCTTGAGGGTACTTTTTGGCGGATCGCTTCTTACCTTAAAAAAGACGGCGTATTTATTTTCAGTTGGTCTCACCCTATACATAAATGTGTTGTTGCAGAGAATAATATGCTTGTTTTTAAAAAGTGTTATTTCGATGAATCTTGGTATTCGGTATCTCTTGATGAAGGTGAGCTAACATTATCGGATCGTAAACTATCAACTTATGTGAATGCGTTGGCAAAAGCGGGATTTGTAATTGAACAAATGATTGAGCAATCTGATGATGAAATTATACAATCACGGGACAGCGATTTTGCAAAAAAAGCAAAGATGCTTCCTGTAACTTTTGTAGTTAAAGCAAGAAAACTATAA